A window from Drosophila willistoni isolate 14030-0811.24 chromosome XR unlocalized genomic scaffold, UCI_dwil_1.1 Seg143, whole genome shotgun sequence encodes these proteins:
- the LOC6645535 gene encoding uncharacterized protein LOC6645535, with amino-acid sequence MFEGISFLFLTALAFTAWSVLCYFDLIQQHKRLSDYQVELYTEHPGLTHVPQYCAKEISKGKSIPYRFFDVLINLGFVVGGCFILFKLLQWLELQAIWNPSRDESRPATTKVTLPALEQKEVVEQEKENGTELKDQLNVLQEQCSEMKELLRELRVSNSYTSQHETNSNRSTSSDAETDIIMWKSPIVSNSVKSISSNSSIDISSTLPAACRAEASLATSLSPPSPTTQNVFITNSHIHINGRVYISQRNVNIDLCRQASMYTRKQSEFLQVWDKFIAGPKEQPMLAGVRCNNLLM; translated from the exons ATGTTTGAGGGCAtaagttttttgttcttgACCGCCTTGGCCTTTACGGCTTGGTCGGTTCTTTGCTATTTCGACTTGATTCAACAACATAAACGCCTAAGTGACTACCAGGTGGAGCTCTACACAG AACATCCTGGGCTCACACATGTACCTCAATATTGTGCAAAGGAGATTTCCAAAGGAAAAAGCATACCATATCGTTTCTTTGATGTACTGATCAATTTAGGTTTCGTTGTCGGTGGTTGCTTTATACTGTTTAAACTGCTGCAGTGGCTCGAACTACAGGCCATATGGAATCCGTCCCGCGATGAGTCCCGGCCGGCCACAACTAAAGTCACACTACCGGCCCTGGAGCAAAAAGAGGTAGTCGAACAGGAGAAGGAAAACGGTACCGAATTAAAGGATCAGTTGAATGTATTGCAAGAACAATGCTCAGAAATGAAGGAGCTACTGCGAGAACTGCGTGTCAGCAACAGTTATACATCCCAGCACGAAACCAACAGCAATAGAAGTACCAGTAGCGATGCGGAAACCGATATCATAATGTGGAAATCACCGATTGTCTCCAATTCTGTCAAATCCATATCCTCGAACTCATCCATAGATATTTCGTCCACATTGCCGGCAGCTTGTCGTGCTGAGGCATCGTTAGCAACATCCTTATCGCCACCATCACCAACGacacaaaatgttttcatAACTAACAGTCACATTCATATCAATGGACGAGTTTATATATCCCAAAGAAATGTCAATATTGATCTCTGCCGTCAGGCCTCGATGTATACCAGGAAACAGAGTGAATTCCTTCAGGTTTGGGATAAATTCATTGCTGGACCTAAAGAGCAACCCATGTTAGCGGGCGTGCGATGTAATAATCTATTAATGTGA
- the LOC6645536 gene encoding protein PBDC1 — MEMLQGASLLSRPAEEFGNDALLEEMWATRALEHAEVHFNLITSVPPSQLRLTPYDDQIYATFRQDFPQLQVAKLDDNQLKSATEKLKWRQFAEKFNKMEDYSYGSLMRADASKEFSADNSIFVFRVQFLAIEIARNREGHNDAVYRQYRPAAKSPKEEENKST, encoded by the exons ATGGAAATGCtg CAAGGCGCCTCCTTGCTCTCCAGGCCAGCCGAGGAATTTGGCAATGATGCCCTGCTTGAAGAAATGTGGGCCACCAGAGCTCTCGAACATGCCGAAGTACATTTCAAC TTAATCACTAGTGTGCCGCCCTCTCAACTCCGACTTACGCCCTACGATGATCAAATCTATGCCACATTCCGGCAGGACTTTCCGCAATTGCAGGTGGCCAAACTCGATGATAACCAACTGAAATCGGCCACAGAGAAACTGAAATGGCGGCAATTTGctgaaaaatttaataaaatggAGGATTATTCATATGGTTCACTGATGCGGGCAGATGCGTCCAAAGAATTCTCAGCggataattcaatttttgtatttcgtGTTCAATTCCTGGCCATTGAGATAGCAAGAAATCGTGAGGGGCACAACGACGCTGTCTATAGACAGTATAGACCAGCGGCGAAGAGCCCCAAAGAGGAGGAAAATAAATCGACATAA
- the LOC6645537 gene encoding nuclear hormone receptor HR78 isoform X1, which produces MDSIKADSFIKAEECRPMALSQNAGGGGSGAGAGSGQSTSNTGPVSLSVELCLVCGDRASGRHYGAISCEGCKGFFKRSIRKQLGYQCRGAMNCEVTKHHRNRCQFCRLQKCLASGMRSDSVQHERKPIVDRKEGIINTNSAVGASSSPASGATSSSGGGGAGAGGGGGGAGGYSNSSGKSAYQQGRGKHSVKAESASASLYQHGTANNTPPIQSGAAAAAAAFNLQENLFPMGLNFAELTQTLMLATQQQQQQQQQQQQQQQQREQQQSGAYSPELAKTEMDEDEDDSMDNSSTLCLQLLANSASNNNSQHLNFNAGGSGAGGGVAGASGSGGGAGAGSESTPLSTTATTVALIQNSFDLRIIHKALQLLQPIQQQLERNQSDRIQIKPECDSEAEDSGTEDALVDGDLEAMDLDFDYCSSSQQRGTGSDFVYNEVIFEQDLLTDAQLAFHVQPPALVHSYLNMHYVCETGSRILFLTVHTLRKVPVFELLDMASQVKLLRHSWPGLMAIALAQSQGQISVSTILGQLITSIRQLADIEKIEPQKIAKMSQVVRALHDFIQELQGQEVSQLEFGLMRLILTFNPAQLQQRKERNIKNYVRRVQAYALSSLARGKATRQHDQDQDHEPEQEQRFHGFISCLLPLSSLDPDTMEELFFANLVGQMQIESLIPFILMTSNTSGL; this is translated from the exons atggacAGCATTAAAGCAGACAGCTTTATTAAAGCTGAAG AATGTCGTCCCATGGCTTTGAGCCAAAATGCTGGCGGAGGAGGATCTGGTGCAGGTGCAGGAAGCGGACAATCAACCTCTAACACTGGCCCAGTATCGTTAAGTGTGGAACTATGTTTGGTTTGTGGCGACCGCGCCTCTGGACGGCATTATGGGGCCATTAGCTGCGAGGGATGCAAAGGATTCTTTAAGCGTTCCATACGCAAGCAATTGGGCTATCAGTGTCGCGGGGCAATGAACTGCGAGGTCACCAAACACCATAGGAATCGTTGCCAATTTTGTCGACTGCAAAAGTGTTTGGCCAGCGGCATGCGAAGTGATt ctGTTCAGCATGAGCGAAAACCGATCGTGGACAGAAAAGAGGGCATTATCAACACGAATTCAGCTGTTGGAGCATCATCCAGCCCAGCAAGTGGAGCAACATCCTCAagtggtggtggcggtgcaggagctggtggtggtggcggcggcgcCGGCGGCTATTCGAACAGCAGTGGCAAATCCGCATACCAACAAGGACGTGGCAAACATAGTGTCAAGGCGGAATCGGCAAGTGCCTCACTCTATCAGCATGGAACCGCAAACAATACGCCACCCATACAAAGTGgagcagcggcggcagcagcggcTTTCAATCTTCAAGAGAATCTATTTCCAATGGGCTTGAATTTTGCTGAACTAACACAGACGTTAA TGCTGGCCactcaacagcaacaacaacagcagcagcagcagcaacaacaacaacagcagagaGAACAGCAACAAAGCGGAGCCTATTCTCCAGAGCTGGCCAAGACCGAAatggatgaggatgaggacgATTCAATGGACAATAGTAGCACATTGTGCCTCCAATTGCTGGCCAATAGCGCCAGCAATAATAATTCCCAGCACTTGAATTTCAATGCTGGTGGCTCAGGAGCTGGCGGTGGAGTAGCTGGAGCTAGTGGCAGTGGTGGTGGCGCTGGTGCTGGTAGTGAAAGCACGCCCTTGTCCACAACAGCCACCACCGTGGCCCTCATACAGAATTCCTTTGATTTACGCATCATACACAAGGCACTGCAGTTGCTTCAACCCATTCAACAGCAGCTGGAAAGGAATCAGTCAGATCGTATTCAAATCAAACCCGAATGTGATTCTGAGGCAGAGGATTCTGGTACAGAGGATGCCCTAGTTGATGGCGATTTGGAGGCAATGGATCTAGATTTCGACTATTGCTCATCATCCCAACAGCGTGGCACTGGATCGGACTTTGTCTATAATGAAGTAATCTTTGAGCAAGATTTACTTACCGATGCTCAGTTGGCGTTCCATGTCCAGCCTCCAGCTTTGGTTCATTCATATCTGAATATGCATTATGTCTGCGAGACTGGGTCCAGAATTCTCTTCCTAACCGTGCACACATTGCGAAAGGTGCCTGTTTTCGAGCTCTTGGATATGGCGAGTCAAGTAAAACTACTGCGTCACTCTTGGCCAGGTTTAATGGCCATTGCCTTGGCCCAGTCGCAGGGGCAAATTTCGGTATCAACCATTTTGGGTCAACTCATCACGAGCATACGTCAATTGGCCGATATTGAGAAAATCGAGCCACAAAAGATAGCCAAAATGTCGCAGGTGGTGCGAGCGTTGCACGATTTCATCCAGGAACTGCAGGGTCAGGAGGTTAGCCAACTGGAATTCGGTTTGATGCGTTTAATTTTGACCTTCAATCCGGCCCAGCTGCAGCAGCGGAAAGAGCGTAACATCAAGAACTATGTAAGGCGAGTACAAGCCTATGCCTTGTCCTCGCTGGCCAGAGGCAAGGCCACCCGGCAGCATGACCAGGACCAGGATCATGAGCCAGAGCAAGAGCAACGTTTCCATGGTTTCATATCCTGTCTGCTGCCTTTGAGCAGCCTCGATCCAGATACCATGGAGGAATTGTTTTTTGCCAATTTGGTGGGGCAAATGCAAATCGAGTCATTGATACCATTCATCTTAATGACCAGCAATACCAGTGGACTATAG
- the LOC6645537 gene encoding nuclear hormone receptor HR78 isoform X2, with the protein MDSIKADSFIKAEECRPMALSQNAGGGGSGAGAGSGQSTSNTGPVSLSVELCLVCGDRASGRHYGAISCEGCKGFFKRSIRKQLGYQCRGAMNCEVTKHHRNRCQFCRLQKCLASGMRTVQHERKPIVDRKEGIINTNSAVGASSSPASGATSSSGGGGAGAGGGGGGAGGYSNSSGKSAYQQGRGKHSVKAESASASLYQHGTANNTPPIQSGAAAAAAAFNLQENLFPMGLNFAELTQTLMLATQQQQQQQQQQQQQQQQREQQQSGAYSPELAKTEMDEDEDDSMDNSSTLCLQLLANSASNNNSQHLNFNAGGSGAGGGVAGASGSGGGAGAGSESTPLSTTATTVALIQNSFDLRIIHKALQLLQPIQQQLERNQSDRIQIKPECDSEAEDSGTEDALVDGDLEAMDLDFDYCSSSQQRGTGSDFVYNEVIFEQDLLTDAQLAFHVQPPALVHSYLNMHYVCETGSRILFLTVHTLRKVPVFELLDMASQVKLLRHSWPGLMAIALAQSQGQISVSTILGQLITSIRQLADIEKIEPQKIAKMSQVVRALHDFIQELQGQEVSQLEFGLMRLILTFNPAQLQQRKERNIKNYVRRVQAYALSSLARGKATRQHDQDQDHEPEQEQRFHGFISCLLPLSSLDPDTMEELFFANLVGQMQIESLIPFILMTSNTSGL; encoded by the exons atggacAGCATTAAAGCAGACAGCTTTATTAAAGCTGAAG AATGTCGTCCCATGGCTTTGAGCCAAAATGCTGGCGGAGGAGGATCTGGTGCAGGTGCAGGAAGCGGACAATCAACCTCTAACACTGGCCCAGTATCGTTAAGTGTGGAACTATGTTTGGTTTGTGGCGACCGCGCCTCTGGACGGCATTATGGGGCCATTAGCTGCGAGGGATGCAAAGGATTCTTTAAGCGTTCCATACGCAAGCAATTGGGCTATCAGTGTCGCGGGGCAATGAACTGCGAGGTCACCAAACACCATAGGAATCGTTGCCAATTTTGTCGACTGCAAAAGTGTTTGGCCAGCGGCATGCGAA ctGTTCAGCATGAGCGAAAACCGATCGTGGACAGAAAAGAGGGCATTATCAACACGAATTCAGCTGTTGGAGCATCATCCAGCCCAGCAAGTGGAGCAACATCCTCAagtggtggtggcggtgcaggagctggtggtggtggcggcggcgcCGGCGGCTATTCGAACAGCAGTGGCAAATCCGCATACCAACAAGGACGTGGCAAACATAGTGTCAAGGCGGAATCGGCAAGTGCCTCACTCTATCAGCATGGAACCGCAAACAATACGCCACCCATACAAAGTGgagcagcggcggcagcagcggcTTTCAATCTTCAAGAGAATCTATTTCCAATGGGCTTGAATTTTGCTGAACTAACACAGACGTTAA TGCTGGCCactcaacagcaacaacaacagcagcagcagcagcaacaacaacaacagcagagaGAACAGCAACAAAGCGGAGCCTATTCTCCAGAGCTGGCCAAGACCGAAatggatgaggatgaggacgATTCAATGGACAATAGTAGCACATTGTGCCTCCAATTGCTGGCCAATAGCGCCAGCAATAATAATTCCCAGCACTTGAATTTCAATGCTGGTGGCTCAGGAGCTGGCGGTGGAGTAGCTGGAGCTAGTGGCAGTGGTGGTGGCGCTGGTGCTGGTAGTGAAAGCACGCCCTTGTCCACAACAGCCACCACCGTGGCCCTCATACAGAATTCCTTTGATTTACGCATCATACACAAGGCACTGCAGTTGCTTCAACCCATTCAACAGCAGCTGGAAAGGAATCAGTCAGATCGTATTCAAATCAAACCCGAATGTGATTCTGAGGCAGAGGATTCTGGTACAGAGGATGCCCTAGTTGATGGCGATTTGGAGGCAATGGATCTAGATTTCGACTATTGCTCATCATCCCAACAGCGTGGCACTGGATCGGACTTTGTCTATAATGAAGTAATCTTTGAGCAAGATTTACTTACCGATGCTCAGTTGGCGTTCCATGTCCAGCCTCCAGCTTTGGTTCATTCATATCTGAATATGCATTATGTCTGCGAGACTGGGTCCAGAATTCTCTTCCTAACCGTGCACACATTGCGAAAGGTGCCTGTTTTCGAGCTCTTGGATATGGCGAGTCAAGTAAAACTACTGCGTCACTCTTGGCCAGGTTTAATGGCCATTGCCTTGGCCCAGTCGCAGGGGCAAATTTCGGTATCAACCATTTTGGGTCAACTCATCACGAGCATACGTCAATTGGCCGATATTGAGAAAATCGAGCCACAAAAGATAGCCAAAATGTCGCAGGTGGTGCGAGCGTTGCACGATTTCATCCAGGAACTGCAGGGTCAGGAGGTTAGCCAACTGGAATTCGGTTTGATGCGTTTAATTTTGACCTTCAATCCGGCCCAGCTGCAGCAGCGGAAAGAGCGTAACATCAAGAACTATGTAAGGCGAGTACAAGCCTATGCCTTGTCCTCGCTGGCCAGAGGCAAGGCCACCCGGCAGCATGACCAGGACCAGGATCATGAGCCAGAGCAAGAGCAACGTTTCCATGGTTTCATATCCTGTCTGCTGCCTTTGAGCAGCCTCGATCCAGATACCATGGAGGAATTGTTTTTTGCCAATTTGGTGGGGCAAATGCAAATCGAGTCATTGATACCATTCATCTTAATGACCAGCAATACCAGTGGACTATAG